The proteins below come from a single Aegilops tauschii subsp. strangulata cultivar AL8/78 chromosome 6, Aet v6.0, whole genome shotgun sequence genomic window:
- the LOC109782457 gene encoding 3-oxoacyl-[acyl-carrier-protein] synthase, mitochondrial isoform X2, translating into MPWAPRIVSFAAAPDEHAPPRSPVRPPPPPRLLLGCGPSSAAPICLPPRGRDGAGRRHAARPRRRVHLGPPRGRRLRGARARRGGPTPHRGCRGEDVGAAPIEGLRRRAAREGRGRVRRGGVDQADEALRDANWLPSENEKKERTGVSIGGGIGSISDILDASQLIAENRLRRLSPFFIPKILINMASGHVSMKYGFQGPNHAAVTACATGAHSIGDATRMIQFGDADVMVAGGTESSIDALSIAGFSRLRALSTKYNSLPQASSRPFDCGRDGFVIGEGCGVMVLEALDHAMERGAKIYAEVRGYGMSGDAHHITQPQNDGRGAILAMERALEQSGLQADQIDYLNAHATSTPLGDAVEATAIKSVFGHHATSGGLALSSTKGAIGHLLGAAGSVEAIFTVLAIHHGVAPPTLNLEQPDLLFEGAFMPLTAAKKMHIRAAISNSFGFGGTNASLLFSCPP; encoded by the exons ATGCCCTGGGCCCCTAGGATAGTCAGCTTCGCCGCAGCGCCTGATGAGCATGCTCCGCCGCGCTCTCCTGTTCGGCCACCGCCTCCGCCGAGGCTTCTCCTCGGGTGCGGACCTTCCTCCGCCGCGCCCATCTGCCTGCCGCCGCGTGGTCGTGACGGGGCTGGGCGCCGTCACGCCGCTCGGCCGCGGCGTCGGGTCCACCTGGGACCGCCTCGTGGCCGGAGACTGCGCGGTGCGCGCGCTCGCCGCGGAGGACCTACGCCTCACCGGGGATGCCGCGGGGAGGACGTTGGAGCAGCTCCCATCGAGGGTCTTCGCCGCCGTGCCGCGCGGGAAGGGCGAGGCCGAGTTCGACGAGGAGGCGTGGACCAAG CTGATGAGGCTTTGAGAGATGCAAATTGGCTGCCCTCGGAAAATGAGAAGAAGGAAAGAACG GGTGTTTCAATTGGTGGGGGAATCGGAAGCATCTCAGACATTTTAGATGCATCACAGCTGATTGCTGAAAAT CGTCTACGTCGTCTCAGCCCATTCTTCATCCCCAAGATTTTGATCAACATGGCATCAGGTCATGTCAGCATGAAATATGGTTTCCAG GGTCCAAACCATGCTGCCGTGACAGCTTGTGCCACAGGCGCTCATTCTATTGGCGACGCTACACGGATGATTCAATTTGGAGATGCAGATGTGATGGTGGCTGGAGGAACAGAGTCTAGTATTGATGCTTTATCTATAGCTGGATTTTCTAG GTTAAGGGCATTGTCTACAAAGTATAACTCTCTTCCACAAGCATCTTCGAGGCCATTTGATTGTGGCAGAGATGGATTTGT GATTGGTGAAGGCTGTGGAGTCATGGTGTTGGAG GCACTTGACCATGCAATGGAACGAGGCGCAAAAATTTATGCAGAAGTTCGAGGCTATGGCATGTCTG GTGATGCACACCACATAACTCAGCCACAAAATGATGGTAGAGGTGCTATCTTAGCCATGGAGAGGGCATTGGAACAG TCAGGGCTTCAGGCAGATCAAATTGATTATTTGAATGCGCATGCAACATCAACTCCTCTCG GGGATGCTGTGGAGGCAACTGCAATAAAATCTGTCTTTGGCCACCACGCGACATCCGGTGGTCTTGCGTTATCCTCAACTAAG GGAGCAATCGGTCATCTGCTAGGGGCGGCTGGTTCAGTGGAAGCAATCTTCACCGTGCTAGCAATCCACCAT GGAGTGGCGCCGCCCACGCTCAACCTGGAGCAGCCCGACCTGCTGTTTGAGGGCGCGTTCATGCCTCTAACCGCCGCCAAGAAGATGCATATACGGGCCGCCATCTCGAATTCCTTCGGGTTTGGTGGAACCAACGCGTCGCTGCTGTTCTCGTGCCCGCCCTAG
- the LOC109782457 gene encoding 3-oxoacyl-[acyl-carrier-protein] synthase, mitochondrial isoform X1, producing MSMLRRALLFGHRLRRGFSSGADLPPPRPSACRRVVVTGLGAVTPLGRGVGSTWDRLVAGDCAVRALAAEDLRLTGDAAGRTLEQLPSRVFAAVPRGKGEAEFDEEAWTKDSRSISGFIAYALCAADEALRDANWLPSENEKKERTGVSIGGGIGSISDILDASQLIAENRLRRLSPFFIPKILINMASGHVSMKYGFQGPNHAAVTACATGAHSIGDATRMIQFGDADVMVAGGTESSIDALSIAGFSRLRALSTKYNSLPQASSRPFDCGRDGFVIGEGCGVMVLEALDHAMERGAKIYAEVRGYGMSGDAHHITQPQNDGRGAILAMERALEQSGLQADQIDYLNAHATSTPLGDAVEATAIKSVFGHHATSGGLALSSTKGAIGHLLGAAGSVEAIFTVLAIHHGVAPPTLNLEQPDLLFEGAFMPLTAAKKMHIRAAISNSFGFGGTNASLLFSCPP from the exons ATGAGCATGCTCCGCCGCGCTCTCCTGTTCGGCCACCGCCTCCGCCGAGGCTTCTCCTCGGGTGCGGACCTTCCTCCGCCGCGCCCATCTGCCTGCCGCCGCGTGGTCGTGACGGGGCTGGGCGCCGTCACGCCGCTCGGCCGCGGCGTCGGGTCCACCTGGGACCGCCTCGTGGCCGGAGACTGCGCGGTGCGCGCGCTCGCCGCGGAGGACCTACGCCTCACCGGGGATGCCGCGGGGAGGACGTTGGAGCAGCTCCCATCGAGGGTCTTCGCCGCCGTGCCGCGCGGGAAGGGCGAGGCCGAGTTCGACGAGGAGGCGTGGACCAAG GACAGTAGATCTATATCGGGATTTATAGCATATGCTCTATGTGCAGCTGATGAGGCTTTGAGAGATGCAAATTGGCTGCCCTCGGAAAATGAGAAGAAGGAAAGAACG GGTGTTTCAATTGGTGGGGGAATCGGAAGCATCTCAGACATTTTAGATGCATCACAGCTGATTGCTGAAAAT CGTCTACGTCGTCTCAGCCCATTCTTCATCCCCAAGATTTTGATCAACATGGCATCAGGTCATGTCAGCATGAAATATGGTTTCCAG GGTCCAAACCATGCTGCCGTGACAGCTTGTGCCACAGGCGCTCATTCTATTGGCGACGCTACACGGATGATTCAATTTGGAGATGCAGATGTGATGGTGGCTGGAGGAACAGAGTCTAGTATTGATGCTTTATCTATAGCTGGATTTTCTAG GTTAAGGGCATTGTCTACAAAGTATAACTCTCTTCCACAAGCATCTTCGAGGCCATTTGATTGTGGCAGAGATGGATTTGT GATTGGTGAAGGCTGTGGAGTCATGGTGTTGGAG GCACTTGACCATGCAATGGAACGAGGCGCAAAAATTTATGCAGAAGTTCGAGGCTATGGCATGTCTG GTGATGCACACCACATAACTCAGCCACAAAATGATGGTAGAGGTGCTATCTTAGCCATGGAGAGGGCATTGGAACAG TCAGGGCTTCAGGCAGATCAAATTGATTATTTGAATGCGCATGCAACATCAACTCCTCTCG GGGATGCTGTGGAGGCAACTGCAATAAAATCTGTCTTTGGCCACCACGCGACATCCGGTGGTCTTGCGTTATCCTCAACTAAG GGAGCAATCGGTCATCTGCTAGGGGCGGCTGGTTCAGTGGAAGCAATCTTCACCGTGCTAGCAATCCACCAT GGAGTGGCGCCGCCCACGCTCAACCTGGAGCAGCCCGACCTGCTGTTTGAGGGCGCGTTCATGCCTCTAACCGCCGCCAAGAAGATGCATATACGGGCCGCCATCTCGAATTCCTTCGGGTTTGGTGGAACCAACGCGTCGCTGCTGTTCTCGTGCCCGCCCTAG
- the LOC109782457 gene encoding 3-oxoacyl-[acyl-carrier-protein] synthase, mitochondrial isoform X3, whose product MPRGGRWSSSHRGSSPPCRAGRARPSSTRRRGPSRSISGFIAYALCAADEALRDANWLPSENEKKERTGVSIGGGIGSISDILDASQLIAENRLRRLSPFFIPKILINMASGHVSMKYGFQGPNHAAVTACATGAHSIGDATRMIQFGDADVMVAGGTESSIDALSIAGFSRLRALSTKYNSLPQASSRPFDCGRDGFVIGEGCGVMVLEALDHAMERGAKIYAEVRGYGMSGDAHHITQPQNDGRGAILAMERALEQSGLQADQIDYLNAHATSTPLGDAVEATAIKSVFGHHATSGGLALSSTKGAIGHLLGAAGSVEAIFTVLAIHHGVAPPTLNLEQPDLLFEGAFMPLTAAKKMHIRAAISNSFGFGGTNASLLFSCPP is encoded by the exons ATGCCGCGGGGAGGACGTTGGAGCAGCTCCCATCGAGGGTCTTCGCCGCCGTGCCGCGCGGGAAGGGCGAGGCCGAGTTCGACGAGGAGGCGTGGACCAAG TAGATCTATATCGGGATTTATAGCATATGCTCTATGTGCAGCTGATGAGGCTTTGAGAGATGCAAATTGGCTGCCCTCGGAAAATGAGAAGAAGGAAAGAACG GGTGTTTCAATTGGTGGGGGAATCGGAAGCATCTCAGACATTTTAGATGCATCACAGCTGATTGCTGAAAAT CGTCTACGTCGTCTCAGCCCATTCTTCATCCCCAAGATTTTGATCAACATGGCATCAGGTCATGTCAGCATGAAATATGGTTTCCAG GGTCCAAACCATGCTGCCGTGACAGCTTGTGCCACAGGCGCTCATTCTATTGGCGACGCTACACGGATGATTCAATTTGGAGATGCAGATGTGATGGTGGCTGGAGGAACAGAGTCTAGTATTGATGCTTTATCTATAGCTGGATTTTCTAG GTTAAGGGCATTGTCTACAAAGTATAACTCTCTTCCACAAGCATCTTCGAGGCCATTTGATTGTGGCAGAGATGGATTTGT GATTGGTGAAGGCTGTGGAGTCATGGTGTTGGAG GCACTTGACCATGCAATGGAACGAGGCGCAAAAATTTATGCAGAAGTTCGAGGCTATGGCATGTCTG GTGATGCACACCACATAACTCAGCCACAAAATGATGGTAGAGGTGCTATCTTAGCCATGGAGAGGGCATTGGAACAG TCAGGGCTTCAGGCAGATCAAATTGATTATTTGAATGCGCATGCAACATCAACTCCTCTCG GGGATGCTGTGGAGGCAACTGCAATAAAATCTGTCTTTGGCCACCACGCGACATCCGGTGGTCTTGCGTTATCCTCAACTAAG GGAGCAATCGGTCATCTGCTAGGGGCGGCTGGTTCAGTGGAAGCAATCTTCACCGTGCTAGCAATCCACCAT GGAGTGGCGCCGCCCACGCTCAACCTGGAGCAGCCCGACCTGCTGTTTGAGGGCGCGTTCATGCCTCTAACCGCCGCCAAGAAGATGCATATACGGGCCGCCATCTCGAATTCCTTCGGGTTTGGTGGAACCAACGCGTCGCTGCTGTTCTCGTGCCCGCCCTAG